The following DNA comes from Streptomyces sp. NBC_00690.
GGCCGGATGACCCCCGGGTGACGGCGGCCCGCTCGGCCCTGGCCCGGGTCCTCTTCTGATTCCGACCTTGTTGACCCGCGCACGCGGGGGCCCTTGCGGCCCCGGCGGGCGATGAAGTCGATGGCGGTGGCGTTCCGGGAACGCCACCGCCGCTTTTGTTGACGCGATGCCTACTAGTGGCGGCCCTTTACCAAAACTTGGTAATTCGGCGAGCTGTTACTCGTAGTAAAGCAAAAGCACTCTCCTGTCCCCCTATGGTCACCGATTTCCGCATCTGGTGGGGCGATGTGCGGCACCCTGTGTGGCCGCGCGAAAGCGGTCGGCCATACCGCCGGCACCGACCCGTTACTAGCCAGTAACGAACCCCCTTGTGTCCGGGCGTGGAATGCACCACGATCGGCGACGCTCGGTCCAAACACCGCAACGCCCGGTCTCCAGCCGTGTGACGCGCCTTGGGTCCCCACCGGGCCGGCCGGCCTCAACTCCGGTCGCGGACAGGGGGGTTCCCACCGTCGGTGGGGCCTGTCTGAATCAGGTTGTGCGTGAGGCATCAGGCGCGACCAGTGGTTGTCGCTCGGGGGTGATCGCCGGTGCTTCGGACGCGCTATGCGCCGGACGGTACGGCGCTCTCCTTCCCGAGGACGTAAGCACTTCTCCCATTTCAGGACGGACCTGGCGGTCCGATCCGGAGATGTACGTCCGAGAAGGAGGAAATCATGGAGTCTTTGGCTCGTGGCGGAACCAGATGGAAGCGGTTCGCCCTTGTCATGGTGCCGAGCATGGCCGCAACGGCCGCGATCGGCATCGGTCTGGCCCAAGGAGCACTCGCCGCGTCATTCAGCATCTCCGGCCAGGAGTTCAAGGTCACTGCCGACTCACTCGTCGGTCATGACTTCGTTCAGTACGGCAGTGTCGCATCGGGCAAGGACCTCGAAGGGAACCCGTTCGCGGAGCCCGTCGCCGTGTCGGGCTTCAGCACTGCCACCATCACCAACATGTGTCAGTCGGTGGTCACGCCGAAGGTGCCGTTCGTCGGCAACGTCAGCCTTGAGTTGACTGCGGGCACCGATCCCGACAATCCGGTGACCGCCAAGGACCTCTACCTCGACGTCTCCTACCTGGAGGCGGACGCCGAGTTCCGCAATATCGACATCGGAGTGGCGGCCGGTTCCGTCGGCGCCCCGGGCATCCAGCCGGGCACCGAGGGGAAGGTGAACGCGAACGGCTTCGCTCAGCGCGCCGACCTGGCGACGCTGACCGACGTTAAGCAGAAGGCGTGGGCCACCACCGCAGGCACCTTCAAGCTCAGCGGGCTCAAGTTGAAGCTGCACAAGGGCGTCAAGGAGTGCTTCCCCGGCTAGCGGGATCCGGCACATCTGGACGGGCGGGAGCGTCGGCTCTCGCGGTCGCTCCCGCCCGTCCTCCCCTCTCACCGCACGACCGCTAGCAGGGAGCTGTTTTCCATGAGCGCCGAGTCCATGGCCACCGGACACGATGAGCACTTCCTCCGCGGCCTTCGGCGGCGGTTCAGCACCTGGCGGGGACAACGGCCCTTCTGGGCAGGGCTGTTCACCATGCTCGGTGGCGTTCCGATCGCCTACTTCCCTTACGCCGACGTTCGGCTCGGCAATCTGACCATCGCCATGGCCACCACGGCCGGCGCCGGCTCGTTGATCATCGGTGTACTGCTGGTCACCCTCGGTCTGACGATGTGGTTCCACGCACTCGTCCGGGTCTTCGCGGGCGTCGCGGCGATCATCCTGGCACTGGTCTCCCTACCGGTGGCCAACATCGGCGGCTTCGTATTCGGATTCCTCTTCGCCATGATCGGCGGTGCGCTCTCCATTGCGTGGATGCCGGGCGAGCCACTGCCGCCGACCGCTGAGGGCACCCCCGCCGAAGACCGTGCCGTGCCCGAGGCTGCCGCTCTCCCAGCGGAGTCCTCCATCGAGCCGGGGGAGTGGGGTGCCCCGGTCCCGGCCACTTCGGACACACCCGAGACCACCACCGAAACCAACGGCGGGAGGAAGAGTGCAGGGTGACATCTCGCCGCTGACACCCCCCGAGGGGGACGGCGGGCGGGCCAGGAAGGGCCCCCGCCATGCGGCTCCGCGCAAGTCCCTGCTGACCAGGCTCCAACTGCCCGCGGGCAAGGCGATGGCCCTGGCTGCGATGCCGACCGCGGTCCTGGTCGGCATGGGGCTCACTCCTCGCATGGCCCTGGCCGACGAGAAGGAGATCCCCTTCGCACCCGGGCCGTGCGTCACCCGCTCGGACGAACCGGTGGAGCCCACGAAATCGCCTCCCGAACCCAGCCCGTCCACCTCCGTATCGCCGGTGCCTTCGCCATCGCCGTCACGGCCGACCGCTGAACCGGACGGGCCGGATGGTTCCGAGGAACCGGGCGACGATGGCGACGACGGCCGCGAAGAAGAGGATGCCCGGCCCGGTGCGTCCCCCTCGGCCCAGGACCTGCCGGGGGGCGCACAGTCGGCGTCGGGATCCGGGCCGACTTCGTCTCCGAAGCCGTCTCCGTCCGCCTCCAAGACCAGGAACCCGCTGGATCCGTTGGGAGTGGGCGACGCGGTCAAGGACCTCATCGAGGGGTTGGTGAACCCTCCGGCGAGGAAGTCCACCGGGGATGACGAGAAGAAACCTTCCGACCGGCCGACGGCCACCGGTTCGGCCGGGAAGCCCGCCGGCAAGCCAGAGGCAAAACCCGCAGGGAAGTCGCACGGGAAGTCGGACGGGAAACCGCCCCAGAAGTCCGACGAGTCCGGTGCAGAGTCCGGTGCGGTGCAGGGCGAAGAGTCCCGGGAAGATCCCGATGATGAAGCCCCCGACGGGCCGGACGACGCTTCGACGGGTGCGTCGGAAGGCACCGATCGCCCGACGGCGGACCCGGAGCCCTCTGCGGACTCAGAGGCGAGGCCATCCGCCGACCCGACGAAGGAAGCCATCAAGGAGGCCGCCGAGCAAGTCGGCGCCACCGTCAAGGAGTTGGACGAGGAGGCGAAGGGGCTCGAACCGAAGAAGGACGAGGACGTCCCGGACGGAGCGAAGCCGCGCTTCCCCTGCCCCACCGCCGATCCCGAAGCCCTGGCCGCCGCCGAGTTGGAGCCGGGCATCCCGCTGCTGCCCGAACACCCCTGGGTGCTGCGGAGTTCCGTGCTGACCCTCCGGGGTCTGAACTACCACGGCATCGTCGAGGTGCGGACCGGCGCGGGCACCGTCAAGAAGGCACTGAAGTTCACGGCGTCGAGCGTGGACATCAAGGACCTCCACCAGACGGCCCGGTACCCGGGAGGCAGCACGATGCACGTGAAGGCCAGGGAGGATTCCACGTCGACCATCCGGCAAGGCACGGTGACGATGTACACGGAGTCCCTGAAGGGGAATCTGTTCGGCATCATCCCGGTCACCTTCAGTCCACAGACCCCACCTCCGCTCGACGTTCCGTTCGCCGTGTTCACCGATGTCACGGTGCGGCAGGCGGGCCAGTTCGGCGGCACGCTGACCGTGCCGGGACTGCGCAACTACGTGGAAACGGGCGAGGACGACGACTGACGCAGATGACTCCCGCTGTCGCATCGAGTGGCGGGGGATCCGCGAGATCTGCGGGTCCAGGGCGGACATGCCAAGGGCCGCGCTCCTCCGACGATGGCGGGAGGAGCGCGGCCCTGTGAGATGACCGGCAGGCGTCAGCTCTGGCCGCCCAGGTGATGGACGCGCACCATGTTGGTCGTGCCGGGCACTCCGGGGGGCGAGCCGGCAGTGATGATCATGGTGTCGCCCTCGTTGTGTCGCTGGAGCTTCAGCAGCTCCGCGTCCACCAGCTCCACCATGGCGTCGGTGTTGTGCACGTGCGGCACCACGAAAGCCTCCACGCCCCAGCTCAGCGCCAGCTGGTTGCGCGTGGCGACCTCGGTGGTGAAGGCGAGGATGGGCTGACACGCGCGATAGCGGGAGAGCCTGCGGGCGGTGTCACCGGACTTGGTGAAGGCGATGAGCGCCTTGCCGTCCAGGAAGTCCGCGATCTCGCACGCGGCCCGGGCCACGGAACCGCCCTGCGTACGGGGCTTCTTGCCCGGGACCAGTGGCTGGAGGCCCTTGGACATCAACTCTTCCTCGGCCGCGGTCACGATCTTCGACATCGTCTTGACCGTCTCGATCGGGTAGGCGCCCACGGAGGACTCCGCGGAGAGCATCACCGCGTCCGCTCCGTCCAGGATCGCGTTGGCGACGTCGGACGCCTCGGCGCGCGTGGGACGGGAGTTGGTGATCATCGACTCCATCATCTGGGTCGCCACGATCACCGGCTTGGCGTTGCGGCGGCACAGCTCGATCAGCCGCTTCTGCACCATCGGGACCTTCTCCAGCGGGTACTCCACCGCCAGGTCTCCGCGGGCGACCATCACCCCGTCGAACGCCATGACGACGTCCTCCATGTTGGCGACCGCCTGCGGCTTCTCCACCTTGGCGATGACCGGCACCCGACGGCCGACCTCGTCCATGACCTTGTGGACGTCCTTGACGTCGTGGGCGTCACGGACGAAGGAGAGGGCCACCAGGTCGCAGCCCATCCGCAGGGCGAACTTCAGGTCGTCGATGTCCTTCTCGGACAGCGCGGGGACGTTGACGGCGGCGCCGGGCAGGTTGATGCCCTTGTGGTCGGAGATCACACCGCCCTCGACGACGATCGTCTTCACCCGGGGGCCCTCGATCTCGACGACCCGCAGTTCGACGTTGCCGTCGTTGATCAGGATCTGGTCGCCGTTGGAGACATCGCCCGGCAGGCCCTTGTACGTGGTGCCGCAGATGGACTTGTCGCCGTCCACGTCCTCGGTGGTGATGGTGAACTCATCGCCCCGGACCAACTCCACCGGACCCTCGGCGAAGGTTTCCAGACGGATCTTCGGGCCCTGGAGGTCGGCGAGCACTCCCAGCGCGCGGCCGGTGTCCTCGGCGGCCTTGCGGACGCGGTGGTACCGCTCCTCGTGCTCGGCGTGTGATCCGTGGCTCATGTTGAAACGGGCCACGTTCATACCGGCCTCGATGAGAGCTTTCAGCTGCTCGTACGAGTCGACGGCGGGGCCCAGTGTGCAGACGATTTTGGAACGGCGCATAAGGCGATCCTATCGGTTTGTTTCGACTCGGAATATTTCGGCTGGTGAAAAGAACACATGGGCGCGATGGTGCTCACTCGGGCGGATTTCCACCCACCAATGCGAAGGTCTGACGGGCGATTTCCAACTCTTCGTCCGTGGGCACCACGGCCACCGTCACCCGGGCGTACGGTGCCGAGATGACACGGGCCTCGCCCGACCGCTCCTCGTTGCGCCCCGCGTCCAGGGCGAGACCGAGTTCCTCCAGGCCAGCCACTGCCGCGGCCCTCACCGGCGCAGCGTTCTCGCCCACGCCGGCGGTGAACACCACCGCGTCGACCCGGCCGAGTACCGCGTAGTACGCACCGATGTACTTCTTCAACCGGTGGATGTAGATCTCGAATGCGAGCAGCGCGCGTCGATCTCCCGCGTCGATCCTTCGTCGGATCTCCCGCATGTCGTTGTCGCCGCACAGTCCCATCAGCCCGCTCTTCTTGTTGAGCAGTACATCGATCTCATCTATGGACATTCCCGCGACCCGCTTGAGGTGGAATGTCACGGCCGGGTCGATATCGCCCGAACGCGTCCCCATCACCAGGCCCTCCAATGGGGTCAGCCCCATGGAGGTCTCCACGCACCGGCCACCCGCGACCGCCGAGGCGGACGCGCCGTTGCCGAGGTGCAGCACGATCACATTGATGTCCTCGGGAGCCTTGCCCAGCAGCTTCGCCGTCTCCCGGGAGACGTAGGCGTGCGAGGTCCCGTGGAAACCGTACCGGCGGATGCGGTGCTCGTCGGCCGTCTCCACATCAATGGCGTATCGGGCGGCCGATTCCGGCATGGTCGTGTGGAATGCGGTGTCGAAGACCGCCACCTGGGGCAGGTCCGGGCGCAGTTCCCGAGCCGTGCGGATGCCCGTGACGTTCGCCGGGTTGTGGAGGGGAGCCACCGGGATCAGCCGCTCGATCTCCGCGAGCACCTCATCGTCGACGACGGTCGGCTCGCTGAACTTCAACCCGCCGTGCACCACCCGGTGGCCGATCGCCGCGAGTTCGGGGGAGTCGAGTCCAAGACCGTCGGACGACAGTTCCTCGGCCACGGCACGCAGCGCCGCCGCATGGTCGGCGACGGGTCCGGTGCGCTCGCGTGGCTCGCCGCCCGTGCCCAGCGGTGTGTGCACCAGTCGGGACGTCTGCTCGCCGATGCGCTCCACGAGCCCGACCGCGAGCCGGGCGCCGTCGCTCATGTCGAGCAGTTGATACTTCACCGACGACGAGCCGGAGTTGAGGACGAGTACGCGGGTGGCGGTCATGGGGCTCTCTTCGCGGCGGGAGGCTGTGGTGGACGGGTTCATCGGGACGCGGACGCTGCCGGGCCGCCCGCTGACGTCGCCGGGCGGGTCGTCGACGCGGCCGGGCCGCTCGCGGCGGGGTCCGGCTGGGCCTGGATGGCGGTGATGGCGACGGTGTTCACGATGTCGCTGACCAACGCGCCGCGGGAGAGGTCGTTCACCGGCTTGCGCAGGCCCTGGAGCACCGGACCGACGGCCACCGCACCCGCGGAGCGCTGGACGGCCTTGTAGGTGTTGTTGCCGGTGTTGAGGTCGGGGAAGATCAGCACGGTCGCCCGGCCGGCCACCTCGGATTCGGGCAGTTTGGTGGCGGCGACGCTCGGTTCGACGGCCGCGTCGTACTGGATCGGGCCCTCGATCCTCAGCTCGGGGTGCGAGCCGCGGACCCGCTCGGTGGCCTCCCGTACCTTGTCGACGTCGGCGCCGGAGCCCGAGGTGCCGGTGGAGTACGAGAGCATCGCGATCCTCGGGTCCACGCCGAAGCGGGCCGCGGTGGCCGCCGACTGGACGGCGATGTCCGCGAGCTGCGCCGCGTCGGGGTCGGGGTTGACCGCGCAGTCGCCGTACACGAGGACCTTGTCGGCCAGGCACATGAAGAAGACTGAGGAGACGATCGAGGCATCGGGCTTGGTCTTGATGATCTCGAACGCGGGGCGGATGGTGGCGGCGGTGGAGTGCACCGAGCCCGAGACCATCCCATCGGCGAAACCTTCCTGCACCATCAGGGTGCCGAAGTAGTTCACATCCGCCACGACGTCGTAGGCCAACTCCACCGATACGCCCTTGTGGGCCCGCAGCTCCGCATAGCGCTCGGCGAAGGGCTGGCGCAGTTCAGAGGTGTTGGGGTCGATCAGCTGGACGTCGCTGAGGTCGATCCCGAGATCGGCGGCCTTCTTCCGGATGACTTCCAGGTCGCCGAGGAGGGTCAGATCACAGACGTCGCGGCGCATCAGCACATCGGCCGCGCGCAGCACCCGCTCTTCGCTGCCCTCGGGCAGCACCACCCGGCGCCGGTCGGAACGGGCCTGCTCCAACAGTTCGTGCTCGAACATCATGGGCGTGACATGGCCGCTGCGGGCGACCGCGAGTCGGTCGAGCAGTTCGCTGGTGTTCACATGGCGTTCGAACAGGCCGAGCGCCGTCTCCGCCTTGCGGGGCGTGGTGGCGTTGAGCTTGCCTTCGAGGCCGAGGAGCTCCGCGGCGGTGGGCCAACTGGTGCCGGGAACCGAGATCACCGGGGTCCCCGGTGCGAGCCGCGAGGCCAGGGTGAGGATTCCCTCGCTGGGCCGTTCGTTCAGGGTGAGCAGCACACCGGCGATCGGCGGGGTCCCCGCGGAGTGCGCGGCGAGCGCACCGACGACCAGATCGGCGCGGTCGCCCGGGGTCACCACCATGCACCCGGGGGTGAGGGCCTTGAGGAAGTTCGGCAGCATGGCCCCGCCGAAGACAAAGCCGAGGGCGTCCCTGGCGAGTCCTGAATCGTCGCCGAGCAGCACCGTGCCGCCCAGGGTGTGGGTGATCTGGGCGACGGTGGGGGCGGCGAGCGCGGGCTCGTCCGGCAGGACGTAACAGGGCACCGGCAGCCGGGCGGCCAGCCGCTCGGCTATGACCGCGCGGTCCTCGGGTGCGACCCGGTTGACGACCATGGCGAGCACTTCGGCGCCGAGGGCCTCGTACGCGCGATGCGCGTTGCGGGCCTCGGCGCGCACGGACTCGGCGGTCTGGCCCCGGCCGCCCACCACGGGGATCACGGAGGCGCCGAACTCATTGGCGAGCCGGGCGTTGATCGCGAGTTCATCGGGGAACTGGGTGTCGGCGAAGTCGGTGCCGAGCACGAGTACCACCTCGTACTCGCGGGCGACCTGGTGGAACCGTTCGACCAACTGGGAGACCAGCTCATCGGTGCCCTGTTCGGCCTGGAGGGCCGATGCCTCGTGGTAGTCCATGCCGTAGACGGTCGCCGGGTCCTGGGCCAGTCGATAGCGCGCCCGCAACAGCTCGAACAGTCGATCGGGGCCGTCGTGCACCAGGGGGCGGAAGACGCCGACTCGGTCCACCTGCCGGGTGAGGAGCTCCATGACCCCCAGTTCGACCACCTGGCGGCCGTCGCCGCGATCGATTCCGGTCACATACACGCTGCGCGTCACGCGTAGCTCTCCCGTCCTGCTCGCCCATGTCCGTACCGGCCCGTGCCCTCCGCCGGCCCTCGTACGGCTGCCCCGGTGTCGGCTCGTACAAAAGCTCGTACAAAAAAACCGCTGGAGGGCGGCTTTTCCCTCTTGACAATACCTCCGAGGGTAGCTAGAGCGCCTGCCGGGTCGGGTGGGTGGGAAGCGCGGTGCGGAAGCGTCGGAAGAGGCCCTCGCCGGGCCCTGTACGGGTGCGCGGGGACCGGTGTCGACGTTCTTGCCGGTAGGACAGGGGGTAGTCGGAGAAAAGGTCAATGGAAGGCGTAGCCGCCGGGCGCGTGAAACAATTCATTCCTGGATCACCTGTCACCCTGGCAACACCGACGAGCAGGAGACACCGCACGATGCGCATCGGAGTTCTCACCGCAGGGGGCGACTGCCCCGGACTGAACGCTGTGATCCGGTCAGTCGTGCACCGGGCCTTGACGGGGCACGGCGACGAGGTCATCGGTTTTGAAGACGGCTTCAAGGGACTGCTGGACGGCCATTACCGCCCCCTCGACCTCAACGCCGTCAGCGGCATCCTGGCGCGCGGGGGGACCATCCTCGGCTCGGCCCGGCTGGAGCGCTCCCGACTGCGCGAAGCCGCCGAGAACTGCGGGGAGTTGCAGCGGCGGTACGGCATAGACGTACTGATTCCGATCGGTGGCGAGGGCACTCTCACCGCGTCGAGGATGCTCGCCGAGGCCGGGATGCCCGTCGTGGGCGTGCCGAAGACCATCGACAACGATATCTCCGCCACCGATCGCACCTTCGGCTTCGACACCGCCGTCACGGTCGCCACCGAGGCCATCGACCGGTTGAAGACCACCGCCGAATCCCATCAGCGTGTGATGGTCGTCGAGGTGATGGGCCGCCACGCGGGCTGGATCGCCCTGGAGTCCGGCATGGCCGGCGGCGCACACGGCATCTGTCTGCCGGAGCGGCCCTTCGAGGTCGCCGACCTGGTGAAGATGGTCGAGGAGCGCTTTGCGCGCGGCAAGAAGTTCGCCGTCATCTGCGTCGCCGAGGGCGCCCACCCCGCCGAAGGGTCGATGGACTACGGCAAGGGCGAGATCGACCAGTACGGCCACGAGCGCTTCCAGGGCATCGGCAACCGGCTCGCGGCCGAGTTGGAGTACCGACTGGGCAAGGAGGCCAAGCCGGTCATCCTGGGCCATGTGCAGCGCGGTGGAGTGCCGACGGCCTACGACCGGGTCCTCGCGACCCGCTTCGGCTGGCACGCGGTGGAGGCCGCGCACCGGGGCGAGTTCGGCCGAATGACCTCGCTGCGCGGCACGGACGTGGTGATGGCCCCGCTGGCTGACGCGGTGACGCAACTCAAGACGGTCCCGCTGGACCGGATGTACGAGGCCGAGTCGGTGTTCTGAGCCCGGAACCCATGGGTGCTCAGCGCTGGGTGCGCAGCCAGCGGTACTGGAGTTCCGGGCGGCCGATCTGCCCGTACTGCGGACTCCGCGCCGCCCGCTCGCCCTTGACCAGGTGCTCCAGATAGCGGCGGGCGGTGATCCGCGAGATGCCCACCGCACTGCCCACCTCGGACGCGGTCATCCCCACGGTGGAGTCCCGCAGTGCGCGGGTGACGGCATCGAGGGTCGGTCCGCTCAATCCCTTCGGCAGGTCCCCGCGCTGAGGGGCCCTGAGCGGGGCGAGCGCCCGGTCCACCTCGTCCTGGCTGCTCGCCTCTCCGGCCGCCGCCCGGAACTCCGCGTACCGACCGAGCCGATCGCGCAGTGTCGCAAAGGTGAATGGTTTCAGCACGTACTGGACCACCCCCAGCGAAACGCCCTCGCGCACCACGGCCAGATCACGTGCCGAGGTGACCGCGATGACGTCGACCGCGTGCCCCGCGGCGCGCAGCGACCGCACCAGGTGCAGCCCATGGCCGTCCGGGAGGTAGAGGTCCAGCAGCAGCAGATCGACAGGGGTCCGCTCCAGGGCGCGGACGGCCGCCGTCCGGGAGTGGACCACCCCGACCACCGTGAAGCCGGAGACCCGTTCGACGTACAGGGCGTGGGCATCGGCTGCCACCGGGTCGTCCTCGACCACCAACACCCGGATGGGGCGCACCGGTTCGCTCATCACGACACCTCCTGTCGAAGCGGCAGCCGTACGGTGAACTGGGCGCCGCCGTCCGGACCTGGCATAAGGTCCACCGTGCCCCCACTGCGATCCACGACCTGTCGGACGAGCGCGAGACCGAGCCCCCGACCGGAGCCATGGGTGGACCAGCCGCGGCGGAACACATCGTCCGTGCGTTCCGGGGAGATGCCCGCTCCGGTGTCGTATACCTGGATCAGCAGTTCGCCCTCCCCGGCGAGGGCCGTCACGGTGACGCGCGCCCGCTCCGGGGAAGGGTCCGTACCGAGGCGCGTGTCGAGGTGCGCGTCGAATTCTGGGGCGAGGTTGTGCGCGCCCCGGACCTCGGGCGCGCGGGCCGGCGGGACCAGCGCCGCACCACCCCCCTCGCACTGCTGGAGCTGCTCGCCCTCGATGGCACTTCCTCCCTCGCGCTGACTCACTGTGTCTTCGCCGTCTGTATCGTCCGTGTGGCCTTCGCCGCCTTCGGCGGGCCGCTCCCACAGCGCCGCTCGGCTCCGTGCGGCGGCTGCGTCGGACGCCGCGTCCACCGCGTTGTCGATGAGATTGCCGAGGATCGTCACCAGATCACGGGCCGCCAACGACGGCGGCAGCACCCCGTCGTCGATACGGCTGTCCGGCGCCAACACCAACTCCACCCCCCGCTCGTTCGCCTGCGCCGCCTTCCCCAGCAACAGGGCCGCCAGCACTGGTTCACCGACCGCGCCCACCACCCGATCGGTGAGCACCTGGGCCAACTCCAACTCCGCCGTGGCGAAGGCCAGTGCCTGCTCGGTCCGCCCCAGTTCGATGAGCGACACGACGGTGTGCAGGCGGTTGGCGGCCTCATGGGCCTGGGAACGCAGCGCCTGACTGAAGCCGCGCTCGGAGTCCAACTCGCCTGACAGGGACTGGAGTTCGGTGTGGTCGCGCAAGGTGATCACGGTGCCGCGCTGCTCGCCCCCCACCACGGGGCTGGTGTTCACCACGATGATCCGTTCGTCGGTGAGATGGACTTCGTCGACCCTGGGCTCGGAGGCCAACAGGGCGCCGGTCAGCGCCACCGGCAGGCCCAGCTCCGCGATCGACCTCCCCACCGCATCCGCCGGCAGTCCCAACAGCTCCCGCGCGCCGTCGTTGACGAGGGCCACCCGGCGCCGACCATCCAGCATCAGCAGCCCCTCTCGTACCGCGTGCAGGGTGGCCTGGTGGTAGTCGTGCAGCCGGCTGAGTTCGGCGGCGTTCATCCCATGGGTGTGGCGCCGCAACCGGGCGTTGATGACGTACGTTCCCACCCCGCCGAGCGCCAACGCCCCGCCCGCCACCGCCAGCAGCCCGGTCACCTGATCGCGCACCTGCTCGCTGATCCGGTGGATGGTGATTCCAGCGCTGACAAGCCCGGTGATCCTGCCCTGGTCATAGACGGGGACGACGGTGCGTACGGAGGGGCCGAGCACGCCGAGGTGCTTCTCGCTGAAGATCTCGCCCTGGAGCGAGCGATCGATGTGGCCCAGATACTTCCGTCCGATCTGATCGGATTCCGGGTGGGTCCAACGGGTGCCGTCGGGGGCCATGATGACGACGAAGTTGACCCCGGCGATCCGACGCAGTTCCTCCGTGTACGGCTGGAGCGTCGCCGTCGGATCGTCCGTGCGGGTCGCCGCGATCACCCAGGGGGAGCGGGCCACGGCCGTCGCCGTCGCCTTGGACTGGAGCCGGGCCGTCTCCTCCGCCTGCCGCAGATCGGTGATGTAGGCGAACAGGGCGCACCCCGCCACGATGGCGGCGACCAGGACGACCTGCATCGCGAAGAGCTGTCCCGCGAGACTGCGGGGGCGGGGTAGACGCATGGGGTCAGTCTGCCCGGCGGCGCAACGGCGACGGCACGCCGCAGGTGCGCATCGACGTACGGACCGGACCTTCGGGCTGGGGGCGGGCGAACACGCCCCGGTGCGGTGGGTGGTCAACAGCGCGCGCCCAGCGGGTGGATGGTGCACAGGGGGTCGACTTCCCATGAGGGCGGGCGCGGGGGCCTGTGTGAACGAAAAGCACGCAACGGTGACCCGGGTCACAGTCTGTTGGATAGTCGCGGAGATCCGTGCGGGGCGCACGGGCGCCCACGGCTCGAAGGAGGCACCCTTGACACCAGC
Coding sequences within:
- a CDS encoding DUF6230 family protein, which translates into the protein MESLARGGTRWKRFALVMVPSMAATAAIGIGLAQGALAASFSISGQEFKVTADSLVGHDFVQYGSVASGKDLEGNPFAEPVAVSGFSTATITNMCQSVVTPKVPFVGNVSLELTAGTDPDNPVTAKDLYLDVSYLEADAEFRNIDIGVAAGSVGAPGIQPGTEGKVNANGFAQRADLATLTDVKQKAWATTAGTFKLSGLKLKLHKGVKECFPG
- a CDS encoding DUF6114 domain-containing protein, whose product is MSAESMATGHDEHFLRGLRRRFSTWRGQRPFWAGLFTMLGGVPIAYFPYADVRLGNLTIAMATTAGAGSLIIGVLLVTLGLTMWFHALVRVFAGVAAIILALVSLPVANIGGFVFGFLFAMIGGALSIAWMPGEPLPPTAEGTPAEDRAVPEAAALPAESSIEPGEWGAPVPATSDTPETTTETNGGRKSAG
- the pyk gene encoding pyruvate kinase codes for the protein MRRSKIVCTLGPAVDSYEQLKALIEAGMNVARFNMSHGSHAEHEERYHRVRKAAEDTGRALGVLADLQGPKIRLETFAEGPVELVRGDEFTITTEDVDGDKSICGTTYKGLPGDVSNGDQILINDGNVELRVVEIEGPRVKTIVVEGGVISDHKGINLPGAAVNVPALSEKDIDDLKFALRMGCDLVALSFVRDAHDVKDVHKVMDEVGRRVPVIAKVEKPQAVANMEDVVMAFDGVMVARGDLAVEYPLEKVPMVQKRLIELCRRNAKPVIVATQMMESMITNSRPTRAEASDVANAILDGADAVMLSAESSVGAYPIETVKTMSKIVTAAEEELMSKGLQPLVPGKKPRTQGGSVARAACEIADFLDGKALIAFTKSGDTARRLSRYRACQPILAFTTEVATRNQLALSWGVEAFVVPHVHNTDAMVELVDAELLKLQRHNEGDTMIITAGSPPGVPGTTNMVRVHHLGGQS
- a CDS encoding acetate kinase encodes the protein MTATRVLVLNSGSSSVKYQLLDMSDGARLAVGLVERIGEQTSRLVHTPLGTGGEPRERTGPVADHAAALRAVAEELSSDGLGLDSPELAAIGHRVVHGGLKFSEPTVVDDEVLAEIERLIPVAPLHNPANVTGIRTARELRPDLPQVAVFDTAFHTTMPESAARYAIDVETADEHRIRRYGFHGTSHAYVSRETAKLLGKAPEDINVIVLHLGNGASASAVAGGRCVETSMGLTPLEGLVMGTRSGDIDPAVTFHLKRVAGMSIDEIDVLLNKKSGLMGLCGDNDMREIRRRIDAGDRRALLAFEIYIHRLKKYIGAYYAVLGRVDAVVFTAGVGENAAPVRAAAVAGLEELGLALDAGRNEERSGEARVISAPYARVTVAVVPTDEELEIARQTFALVGGNPPE
- the pta gene encoding phosphate acetyltransferase, whose amino-acid sequence is MTRSVYVTGIDRGDGRQVVELGVMELLTRQVDRVGVFRPLVHDGPDRLFELLRARYRLAQDPATVYGMDYHEASALQAEQGTDELVSQLVERFHQVAREYEVVLVLGTDFADTQFPDELAINARLANEFGASVIPVVGGRGQTAESVRAEARNAHRAYEALGAEVLAMVVNRVAPEDRAVIAERLAARLPVPCYVLPDEPALAAPTVAQITHTLGGTVLLGDDSGLARDALGFVFGGAMLPNFLKALTPGCMVVTPGDRADLVVGALAAHSAGTPPIAGVLLTLNERPSEGILTLASRLAPGTPVISVPGTSWPTAAELLGLEGKLNATTPRKAETALGLFERHVNTSELLDRLAVARSGHVTPMMFEHELLEQARSDRRRVVLPEGSEERVLRAADVLMRRDVCDLTLLGDLEVIRKKAADLGIDLSDVQLIDPNTSELRQPFAERYAELRAHKGVSVELAYDVVADVNYFGTLMVQEGFADGMVSGSVHSTAATIRPAFEIIKTKPDASIVSSVFFMCLADKVLVYGDCAVNPDPDAAQLADIAVQSAATAARFGVDPRIAMLSYSTGTSGSGADVDKVREATERVRGSHPELRIEGPIQYDAAVEPSVAATKLPESEVAGRATVLIFPDLNTGNNTYKAVQRSAGAVAVGPVLQGLRKPVNDLSRGALVSDIVNTVAITAIQAQPDPAASGPAASTTRPATSAGGPAASASR
- a CDS encoding ATP-dependent 6-phosphofructokinase, encoding MRIGVLTAGGDCPGLNAVIRSVVHRALTGHGDEVIGFEDGFKGLLDGHYRPLDLNAVSGILARGGTILGSARLERSRLREAAENCGELQRRYGIDVLIPIGGEGTLTASRMLAEAGMPVVGVPKTIDNDISATDRTFGFDTAVTVATEAIDRLKTTAESHQRVMVVEVMGRHAGWIALESGMAGGAHGICLPERPFEVADLVKMVEERFARGKKFAVICVAEGAHPAEGSMDYGKGEIDQYGHERFQGIGNRLAAELEYRLGKEAKPVILGHVQRGGVPTAYDRVLATRFGWHAVEAAHRGEFGRMTSLRGTDVVMAPLADAVTQLKTVPLDRMYEAESVF
- a CDS encoding response regulator, encoding MSEPVRPIRVLVVEDDPVAADAHALYVERVSGFTVVGVVHSRTAAVRALERTPVDLLLLDLYLPDGHGLHLVRSLRAAGHAVDVIAVTSARDLAVVREGVSLGVVQYVLKPFTFATLRDRLGRYAEFRAAAGEASSQDEVDRALAPLRAPQRGDLPKGLSGPTLDAVTRALRDSTVGMTASEVGSAVGISRITARRYLEHLVKGERAARSPQYGQIGRPELQYRWLRTQR